The genomic stretch CCAGTggcttttgatgatgaaaaagcAGTGGAGAAAGGCAACGTCAGTTCACTGATTGAAGAATTACCTGAACTTTCTGAGTTGCCAGAACAGGAAAGCACAGGAAAACTTGGAAAGTATAATTTGCGCAAAAGTTTAGATTGGGATACAGCATTCTTCACTAATGCAGGTAGGCTCTGTTTGCGCAAAACAACTTTGCTACTTGCAAGTTTAAGCATAGagttacatattttctttgacATATTAGGTCTTCTAGAACCTGGGGAATTGTCTTGCATGATCAAAGGAGTAAACAATGGTGGAAAACATTTTTCACCTGGAATTGCAGAGGATATACATAGATCTAATGATTCAATCTCTACATTAGAAAGTGAGAGTTTGACAATGGGAAGTCTGGAAGCTGATCTGTTTGAGAACATCAGAGCTTCAATTCAGAAATCCAGTAAAGCATATCACATGGCAATTTCTGGTAAAACTGCACCCAGAGAGAAAAAAACCCAAGTTTTCTGTTGTAAGTACACTAGCAATTGTAGAGCATGGCTTGAAGAattagtgatttttttattttattttttgttctacTTCTATCTGCTAGAGATGCCACCATCAAAATTGACACGGCCATCTTGTTCTATAGCACCACATGTTCCCAGTGCTGTATGTGATGTGCCTCTTTGCCATCTTTACGTCAACTACCCCTCTACTTCTAAGAAAACAGTAATGGTAAGCCTCCCTGAATGGATAGTAGCTGCTGGATGTCCATGCTGTAGCTTATGCAAATTGTTTACTGAAGTTTGAAATTATGTACTTCCAAAATTTTTTAGGTGAAGTCAGAACCCGCTGCCAAGAACCAAGGGGCTGGAATGCAAGGACCAGAGAAACTGATAAAACAGAGAGTTGGTTATTCACTGGGCATACAGGTATGTATTCATCTAGTGCAGTATGAATGCTTTCTTTCTAGTCTCCCGTGTAACATTATGTGGTCCAGTTGCAAATGACAAGCGATGTGAATTACTGGCCTTTCAAATGGAATGCATATGTTCTAATTATTTGTGTCACTCCATTTCATGGATTATTTTTCAGATCAAAAAAGGAAGATACGTGGATAATTTGACTAGTTtgtgatattttcttttttgcttcttgGAATTGTTTCATTTGGAGAAATTCAGTTCACAGTGGATGGGAAGCtttcttttcaaattaaatgtttgccaggcagagagagagagagagagagagagctgacTTTTATCAGTAGTTATCAAATGAATAAAGCCTATTCTGCAACAGGAAAGCTGACTTTCATCAGTTATCGTAAGAACAAATCCTGTTTTGCAATATAGTTTAATTGACACTTGGAACTTGTCCAATAAAGCCTGTTCAAAGAAATGGAGGCTTGAATTCATTCCTCAGGAACAGGAAAGCTTCAAAGGAAATTAGCAAGTCTTCTCCTATTTCGTCAGCACCGCTTGAGAGGCCTTCTTTGGGCAATGATAAAGCAAGAAGTGCCTCTGGTAACTAGAACAAAGTTGATTAAAGTTGTTTTTTGTTACCTGCAGCGGAAACTTTTGCACTAGTACTGACTGTACCCTTAAAATGATTGTGATAGTTTATGGTAGAGTGCATCTTGCATCAGATAGTTGTCCAAGTAGGGCTGCGACTAAGCCTGCAGTATCTTCGAAATCCCCCTCTCCAAGTTCTTCAACAACAAAGAAAGAGCCATTGAAGTCTTCTTCATCGTCTGCTCGTTCTGGCAGTCGTTCACCTGCCAATATTTGTGCATCTTCTGTGAAATCCACTAGAAGGAAGTTTGGAACCGCCAAGATTGCCAATCTGACTTCTGATGGTTTGATCCTCAAAACACGAGGGTCCAGTACTATCTCTAGTAATGTGTCTCCTGTTAGTTCTATTAGTGAATGGTCCTCAGAATCATCTTCATCAGCTTCAAGGAATAGCTTTGATACTGGTTCTCCTTGTAGATCCCAAGATAATGATATCCCTCCTCCGGATTGTTGCAATCAATCCAATGGTCATGTCTCAGATGAACATAATAAGGCAACTCTACCGCATGGTGAAACTATAAAAGCAGTTTCAGGGCAGCTTGGTGGACATTCTCAACCGGCTATGGCAAAACCCTCAGGTCTGCGAAAGCCATCGGCAAGGATTGGATTTTTCGATTGGGACAGTCCTACTCTCGTTTGTTGAAATTGCTTATTGAGAAGCAGTTTTGCCGATGTGATTGATTCTGTTGCAATGAGCTATAAAAACTCCTCTCCAAGGAGGTTATTGTTCCCCTCTGTATATTGAAAAACATTTGTTAGTATactctttttaactttatacATTCTTCATTACAATGTAATTTCACCACAGTTGTTATCATAAATTGCAAATGCATCATTATAAACACCTAGCatgaattatattatatatacaccaACTTCTTCAACATTATGTGGAAACTAATTAACATGCAATCCAACAAAGGTATTTGTCAGATCAGGCAACCAAGGCTCTGTTGTCGAGTGCCTCAAAGTAGAATTGGAAAATGGGTCGGGCGATCTATGGGCCCGCTCGGCCCGGCACTATAGCAACGGGCCGGGCCGAGTCGGACCAATGCTTTGTGGCATTTGGTCTAGCTCgccttggcccatttattaaagGTCATAGAATCGTGTCGGATCCTTATTTCTCATTACTCGGCTTGACCCACTTCCTTTGAGGGTCAAATTCGACCCGACTCACAAAATGGATGGGCTAGGCGGGCCTGCCCGGCCCATCTCGCCCATTTTCCAACTCTACCTCCAAATCTCAAAAGTGGAGACACGAGAAACCTATTCGCCATCATCAACACCAATTCTTGATGGCATGGCACCATTTCATCCTCATCATCCACCAACCTATTTGGATCATCGAGAATGAAATGATGGTTTAGAAGCCTTCCAGTTGTTCATGTACTCTTTGATTGCCTGTCCATCCTGATCATCCACCAATCCATTCGGGTAGTATTATTATGAATATCAAGGGCTTAAACAtatcaaattcaatttcaaccattaaaattaaaaatacatattttgaaaatttgaacatttatttatttgcataTTTTCTCTTATGAGGGTACTaacacatttattttaaaatatttttttatcactttctcttttctattattattttattatcactaGAATGTTTTTTGacaaataaacattaaaaaattaacataacatacacaaattcataataattctaCTTAAAATagaactattataaatttatatgtgtCATATTAATTTGTAAGGGTTgcttgttaaacttatttgtaGATATGATATTAACTTTTTGATAGAAACTTTATTATTACTAGGTAAAATGAAAGTATTTGCGTTacagaaaaattacaaaattatccttatttgaAACTCTTTGGAGGGGGGACACTTGTCTccaaattgagattttagtATAACCCGACTTAGGTAAAATACTCTAATTAAATAATCAGATTAGTTTGATTTGAATCTGGATTTCTATTTGTCCATATTGGTTCATGAATCTTGTTCTAcctcattatatatatttatataaaaacacAAATTTTAAGAGTTAATTACATCGTCATTTTTTTTGCATCTTTACTTTAGTTTTTGATATCAAAACTTATTTGATAGTCAAAAAATATATCGAAAATCGAGTCGTGCCCTTATACCTCAAGTAAGTTTTGGTTAAACTCAAGATCAAGGACAACTATTAGATACACTTgactttaaataaagaaaaatactatttgtaCAAATAACTAGATTATCGAGAGGATGATTGAAGgtgtcaaaattcaaaaatgtccTCATTTAATTTGTTGTTGCTGCCTTTGGATGAAGCCATGGAGTCCCGGGTTTCATCCCATGATGAAGCTCgatgattgatgatgaaatttgaTTCAGTCATCAAACTTATACATCTCGTCGATACATGTATCATAGTTCTTAAacaaaactaataataatagacTCTAACTATCATTGTTAgggtaattttaaataaaaagttatctCAATGACAACGAGAAAAagagtaataaaataaaataaaaatattatttaaatactcatttataatatttttagtaacaCATATATTGTTGAATTAAACACATATTTACGTAATGTTTATTAACCAATatatttgtaacgccccgtaaatgccaatttaatttaattttggggtaatttaaattaaaggaaatattaaaataatttgttgtgatttaataaaatttacttatgtgattttaaggaaataagaaattaaaataattaattaatttgttttaggaatttctggaattataggaaaattaaaagaaattcaataatgggattttcagaaatttcgggagttaatgtaattaattaagtgggcgttagtgcaattaatggaagtttaggggtgctggcgtgaatcgcggaagaggccaaaagtcacattaaatataacttaaaacatatataggttAGATGCGAGCGTGGGCGCGGGCGGTtcgcgcgcgaggcggccaggcaGCGGATGAGGGATCGAATCGCGGGGGCTGCGCGCGAGGAGGggaaattttggctgatttaattcagccataggcgtcaaaacgacgtcgtttcgtcaatggcggtggctcccagtggctggcccgcgcgctgccacgtggccgcgcctcagccgctcgtttttggccgatttaagcccgatttcgggcgttctTTTTGCATGCGAACAGTAAGGAATTACAGAAAAGAGCAGCAGCGTGCGCGAGAGAAATttctgagattttggggcttcaaaaattggattaaactccgtttaatccctgatttaattatccaggtatgtagagcagttagtaattaatattctgtacggtcagaatttcgttttgcgtccaattttattaattttggcaaataattgggatattgcagtttgtataatttttactacttttggacccaacgagcctaaggatatctctgataaggcaagttcttcttacctatctcgtcgtttctgtcgttggcgatttattgggcctcccttcgtttgtttcggccattaattaattatgaagtttttaaacggttagtttaagatttaatttattaaatggatctcgtgggttttattcgttggttgcctacgggggtttgtgccacccccctgcctgttgggaatgatgccgtactcacccggggctaggttcttagcggttcgggtattaattggatttttggttattttctggctggagcggttgtgcagtgggggctaggatcgatggttcggtgacggagtgactgtcgtacggactaccttaggccgccggcgagtctctcctacccactgaccgttgaccggtgccaggcactgctaacttgcttagccgttatgtgattatagcatgcctgcttatattttattctcgttgcatggcttgatgtgcacatgggtacgggctgcatgttgggattaacatgatttggttatgcttggtcacgggcattttagcttgattataatgcatccagcacgggcatatgcatcgtgtgtggcttactatatgggcggagcatggcctgatgcttggatgtatgggcgcctggtatcacgttgatgctcactacgccattgcattttatgtgcattgcatggctactgatagtatttagttctcggacgggagtaccgttccgagggagcctatggctcggttgtcgggagtaccgacgtggatacgggtgacgggagtaccgccccgggacagtgcgcacaggtttgttgaggatattgttgccttccagggcagcggcaggttggtatgggacttgggtgccaggtgtcttgtgtgggccccaaggaccggtatgtgctttcactatactgcactgttgtgttatagcgtctcatgacttgtgtgtacttgtggggctgtgtttgggatggtctcttcttttatttatagcctttcatttcttataaacttgctgagtctcgcgactcaccttgctttccatcattccaggtaagggtaaagcaaaggccgagggcgaggatcgttccatttagcagccggccgtgttggtaaggtgtacagttagctgcccccatcatctctgatgttttgctagagacgctgtcttttatttttgactgtgccaggttatcatttgtacctcctattgttggcacagggtctgtatgtatttttatatactccatgaccgctgtatcagcggggtgcttgtgggcatgcatgtttaccgtttttcttccgctgttaaatttcttatttatgcatgccagggcatttctgtcttttgtctattcctcttcccttctgtgagcgcactcgttcggatagaccgggtggttgggatatccgggcgggggtgcttacaatgttggtatcagagcgtcattaagtcactttgggggacaagtaactgtacaccaaggctgttaggtagagttagagtgttaggacgtgtctgttatttcgaaatgcgttctaattaaatttggttgtctaggtatcatggacgcacgacgtgggcgaggtcgtggtagaccgtCGGCACGAGGTAGAGGACACCTTGTCCCTACTCCGGAGGTTCAGGCTACAGGTGCGGGAGAGCAGAGACAGCCAGGGCCACCAGATATGCAGGAGACATTAGCGGGTATTTTACGAGCTGTAGATGTACTGGCAGCATCTCAGTTGCGACAGGAGCGCAGACATGATGAtaggaccgctacggcccaGGCGTCGCATTCAGGTACGTCGGGAGCAGGGGACGGTTCAGGTGCTACAGTGCTTAGAGATTTTATGGCCTTGCgaccaccagagtttagtggaggcgctGATGCGACGGTGGCTGAGGATTGGTTACTAGCGGTGGAGAAGCATTTGAGATCCATAGACTGTGCAGAGGCCCACAGAGTTCGGCTGGGGACTTTCTTGTTACGAGGTGACGCCGAGcggtggtgggagaccaccagacagaGATATGGCGATGGAGGTCCGTCATGGGCACAGTTCGTTGAGGCGTTCAATGAGACCTATGTACCAGCTTGGatcagagagcagaaggtgtttGAGTTCATTGAGTTACAATAGGGCAGTAAGACAGTTACGCAGTATGAGACCGAGTTCGTGGcattatctcgttatgctcctgagttagtgacccctgagtcgcgtcgagttagcaagtttcagagggggtTACGACCAGAGATCCGTCATGCCATGGCTGGTATTGAGGCCCCTGACTTCCCTACGGCTGTTCAGCGAGCCCACGCGGTGGAGAGGGATCGATTGGAGGCCCGAGCAGAGCAGTTAGTCTTGAAGGGTGCAGGGAGCAGcagtaagaagaggaagtgggatgcAGGCAGCCAGAGTTCGGGATTTCCACAGTGCCGGCAGTGCGGGCAGAGACACCAGGGGCAGTGTCGGGAGGTACGTCGAGATGTatgttatcgctgtggtcagccggggcatttgaagagagactgtccacaggcgcctagaccgactacaccagccccaccagctacaccggccacaGGGCAGGAGATTATTTGTTTTCGCTGTGGACAGAGGGGCCACCGAGCGAACAGGTGCACCCAGCCAGCACAGAGTGGAGGGCCACGGACTGGAGGTGTGGGGCCCAGACCAGTTCAGAGACAGTCTGCACCTAGGACGCAGGGTGCAGGAGCACCATTACCTCTTCCAGCAGCACAGCGCCCAGGACCTACAGAGAGAGTTCAGATGCAGGGACAGGCATTTGCAGTGTCAGCGACCGAGGCAGCTGAGAGCAGTGATATAGTGCAAGGTATACTTACTCTCTATGGCCATGACGCACGTGccctatttgatacaggttccacccactcttttatagcaccccatttgttgcataagatcccaatcccgtgtaaccccttaccatatgatttatctatttcgacaccgggagggacggtgttgttggggagtgagatggtcagggattgcgagatagggatttacgaccaggtatttgtgggggatcttgttgttttggcgatccaggattttgacttactgttgggtatggattggctctctcggcactatgctcgggttgattgtcgtcggaaggtaatatcatttgagcatccggggagaccagttgttacataccggggtgtgaaaccagtggtgactacgccgatgatatcagttatgcacgccgagagacttattcgatgtgggtgtgaagcctactttgcgttcgtgaccgtgatagcgggggagaagaaggagttggctgcctatcctgtggtgcgagactttccagatgtgttcccagatgagttgccgggactaccaccgcaccgagagattgattttgcggtcgatctgatgccaggtacgcagcctatttccaagactccttaccgtatggctgccaatgaactgaaagaactcaaggtgcaattgcaagatcttttggagaaaggttttattcggccgagcacatcgccatggggggccccagtattatttgtgcgcaagaaggacgggtctatgcgactttgtatagattaccgacagcttaatcaggtaacaatcaagaacaagtaccccctaccccgtgtggatgatttactggatcagttgcgtggtgcatcgatgttttccaagatagatttgcggtcaggttatcatcaggtgcgagtcagagatgaggatattgcaaagaccgcatttcgcacgcgttacggccattatgaatttgtggtcatgccgtttgggctgaccaatgcacctgcagtatttatggatctgatgaatagggtattcaaggaatatttggattcttttgtcatagttttcattgacgacatcctaatttactcaccgagccctgagacacacgaggcgcatctgagcgtggttctgcagaagctcagagaggagcagttatatgccaagttttcgaaatgtgagttttggcagacccgagtggtattcttgggacacgtggtctcaggagagggtatctcagtagacccagagaagactagagccgtgatggattggccgagaccgatgacagtgacagagattcggagttttcttggccttgccggaTATTATCGACGGTTCATAGAGGGTTTTGCACGGCTTGCATCTCCCCTGACGAAGCTGACAAGGAAGGGCACcagatttatttgggatgaGTCTTGCGAGAGATCATTCCAGGAGttgaagcggcgtttgacttcggcgccagtactgacgatacccaggtgtggtgagttatttactgtttacagtgatgcctcgtatgcaggattgggatgtgttttgatgcaggacggccgagtgaatgcttatgcatccagacagttgaagaggcatgaagagaattatcccacacatgatctggagttggcggctgtcgtgtttgccttgaaaatttggaggcattatctttatggtgagagagtccagatatatacagatcacaagagtctcaagtatttattttcgCAAAAGGAACTTAATATGAGACAACGACGTTGGTTGGAGCTGCTTAAGGACTAcgattgcgagatcctctatcatccaggtaaagccaatgtggtagcagatgcactgagtcgccgtggagcatcagttgcagctatgatggtgcaggagtggGTCTTACTGGAGCAGATGAGCGATCTTACTATTTCTGTGGCACCAGACAATCCTACACTTTATTgcgctgccatgagtatccattcggatctggagggtcagattcgcgatcgacagcgacaggatgtggagcttggcgagattatggctgatatggagagatttgggtcATTGGGGTACAGTCAGAGGGACGATGGTTTGCTATTGTTTCGTGGACGGATCTGTGTGCCGAGTGACAGTGATATCAGGCtgaggatcctagaggaagctcatcgttctccctatactatccatcctggagcgacgaagatgtaCCAGGGCTTACGAcgtcagtattggtggagcggcatgaagaggagcgtagcagaatttgtatcgcgatgtttagtgtgccagcaggttaaggctgagcaccagaggcccgcaggattgttacgacctttatctgtgccggagtggaagtgggaacgcatagctatggattttgtctcaggattgccacgatccagccgggggtatgattcgatatgggtgattatcgatcggttgactaaatcagcgcacttcttacctgtcaagaagacctatcctattcatcgactggccaagctatacattgatgaggtggtgagactgcatggagtcccagctagtattgtgtcagacagggatcctcggtttacctcacgattttgggaggcgttgcagagtgctatggggacccagctgactttcagtacagcctttcatcctcagactgacgggcagtcggagcggaccattcggactttggaAGATATGCTCCGCGCCTGTGTACTGGACTTtcatgggagctgggatgaccatttgtcgttggtggagtttgcttacaataatagcttccaggccagcattgggatggcaccatttgaggcattatatgggcggCCGTGTAGgtcaccgctttgctggaccgagactggggagcgagcgttacttggaccggagttggtggagcagacgacagaaaagatccagttgattcgggctaggatgaaggcagctcaggatcgtcagaagagttatgctgatagacgacgccgagatttggagtttgatgtgggtgatcatgttttccttcgagttatgccgatgaggggtgttcgacgcttcggagtatctggcaagttgagtcctcgctatgtgggaccgttcgagatattggagcgagtcggatcgttggcataccggttagctttaccccctcagttagcccatgtacatgatgtctttcatgtttctatgctccgcaagtacgtggcagatcccgggcatgtcattgattatcatccgctcgtggtgcaagaggacGCGTCGTACATCGAGTTGCCTACCAGTATCGTGGATCGAAAAGAAAAAGTGCTCCGTAGTCGCacgattccctatgtgaaggtccagtggcagcggCATACCCCAGAGGAGGCTAcgtgggagctagaggaggataTGATACgacttcatcctcagttgtttgcctagccaggtacgaatttcggggacgaaattcttttaagggggagaggatttgtaacgccccgtaaatgccaatttaatttaattttggggtaatttaaattaaaggaaatattaaaataatttgttgtgatttaataaaatttacttatgtgattttaaggaaataagaaattaaaataattaattaatttgttttaggaatttctggaattataggaaaattaaaagaaattcaataatgggattttcagaaatttcgggagttaatgtaattaattaagtgggcgttagtgcaattaatggaagtttaggggtgctggcgtgaatcgcggaagaggccaaaagtcacattaaatataacttaaaacatatataggttAGATGCGAGCGTGGGCGCGGGCGGTtcgcgcgcgaggcggccaggcaGCGGATGAGGGATCGAATCGCGGGGGCTGCGCGCGAGGAGGggaaattttggctgatttaattcagccataggcgtcaaaacgacgtcgtttcgtcaatggcggtggctcccagtggctggcccgcgcgctgccacgtggccgcgcctcagccgctcgtttttggccgatttaagcccgatttcgggcgttctTTTTGCATGCGAACAGTAAGGAATTACAGAAAAGAGCAGCAGCGTGCGCGAGAGAAATttctgagattttggggcttcaaaaattggattaaactccgtttaatccctgatttaattatccaggtatgtagagcagttagtaattaatattctgtacggtcagaatttcgttttgcgtccaattttattaattttggcaaataattgggatattgcagtttgtataatttttactacttttggacccaacgagcctaaggatatctctgataaggcaagttcttcttacctatctcgtcgtttctgtcgttggcgatttattgggcctcccttcgtttgtttcggccattaattaattatgaagtttttaaacggttagtttaagatttaatttattaaatggatctcgtgggttttattcgttggttgcctacgggggtttgtgccacccccctgcctgttgggaatgatgccgtactcacccggggctaggttcttagcggttcgggtattaattggatttttggttattttctggctggagcggttgtgcagtgggggctaggatcgatggttcggtgacggagtgactgtcgtacggactaccttaggccgccggcgagtctctcctacccactgaccgttgaccggtgccaggcactgctaacttgcttagccgttatgtgattatagcatgcctgcttatattttattctcgttgcatggcttgatgtgcacatgggtacgggctgcatgttgggattaacatgatttggttatgcttggtcacgggcattttagcttgattataatgcatccagcacgggcatatgcatcgtgtgtggcttactatatgggcggagcatggcctgatgcttggatgtatgggcgcctggtatcacgttgatgctcactacgccattgcattttatgtgcattgcatggctactgatagtatttagttctcggacgggagtaccgttccgagggagcctatggctcggttgtcgggagtaccgacgtggatacgggtgacgggagtaccgccccgggacagtgcgcacaggtttgttgaggatattgttgccttccagggcagcggcaggttggtatgggacttgggtgccaggtgtcttgtgtgggccccaaggaccggtatgtgctttcactatactgcactgttgtgttatagcgtctcatgacttgtgtgtacttgtggggctgtgtttgggatggtctcttcttttatttatagcctttcatttcttataaacttgctgagtctcgcgactcaccttgctttccatcattccaggtaagggtaaagcaaaggccgagggcgaggatcgttccatttagcagccggccgtgttggtaaggtgtacagttagctgcccccatcatctctgatgttttgctagagacgctgtcttttatttttgactgtgccaggttatcatttgtacctcctattgttggcacagggtctgtatgtatttttatatactccatgaccgctgtatcagcggggtgcttgtgggcatgcatgtttaccgtttttcttccgctgttaaatttcttatttatgcatgccagggcatttctgtcttttgtctattcctcttcccttctgtgagcgcactcgttcggatagaccgggtggttgggatatccgggcgggggtgcttacaatgttggtatcagagcgtcattaagtcactttgggggacaagtaactgtacaccaaggctgttaggtagagttagagtgttaggacgtgtctgttatttcgaaatgcgttctaattaaa from Diospyros lotus cultivar Yz01 chromosome 9, ASM1463336v1, whole genome shotgun sequence encodes the following:
- the LOC127810203 gene encoding uncharacterized protein LOC127810203 isoform X1; its protein translation is MDETKFKELRHADVYCVDVAFVSSSSSSTSALFGQQSTENQNYSINFELPVAFDDEKAVEKGNVSSLIEELPELSELPEQESTGKLGKYNLRKSLDWDTAFFTNAGLLEPGELSCMIKGVNNGGKHFSPGIAEDIHRSNDSISTLESESLTMGSLEADLFENIRASIQKSSKAYHMAISGKTAPREKKTQVFCSPHVPSAVCDVPLCHLYVNYPSTSKKTVMVKSEPAAKNQGAGMQGPEKLIKQRVGYSLGIQPVQRNGGLNSFLRNRKASKEISKSSPISSAPLERPSLGNDKARSASVYGRVHLASDSCPSRAATKPAVSSKSPSPSSSTTKKEPLKSSSSSARSGSRSPANICASSVKSTRRKFGTAKIANLTSDGLILKTRGSSTISSNVSPVSSISEWSSESSSSASRNSFDTGSPCRSQDNDIPPPDCCNQSNGHVSDEHNKATLPHGETIKAVSGQLGGHSQPAMAKPSGLRKPSARIGFFDWDSPTLVC
- the LOC127810203 gene encoding uncharacterized protein LOC127810203 isoform X2, yielding MDETKFKELRHADVYCVDVAFVSSSSSSTSALFGQQSTENQNYSINFELPVAFDDEKAVEKGNVSSLIEELPELSELPEQESTGKLGKYNLRKSLDWDTAFFTNAGLLEPGELSCMIKGVNNGGKHFSPGIAEDIHRSNDSISTLESESLTMGSLEADLFENIRASIQKSSKAYHMAISEMPPSKLTRPSCSIAPHVPSAVCDVPLCHLYVNYPSTSKKTVMVKSEPAAKNQGAGMQGPEKLIKQRVGYSLGIQPVQRNGGLNSFLRNRKASKEISKSSPISSAPLERPSLGNDKARSASVYGRVHLASDSCPSRAATKPAVSSKSPSPSSSTTKKEPLKSSSSSARSGSRSPANICASSVKSTRRKFGTAKIANLTSDGLILKTRGSSTISSNVSPVSSISEWSSESSSSASRNSFDTGSPCRSQDNDIPPPDCCNQSNGHVSDEHNKATLPHGETIKAVSGQLGGHSQPAMAKPSGLRKPSARIGFFDWDSPTLVC
- the LOC127809383 gene encoding uncharacterized protein LOC127809383, which produces MDARRGRGRGRPSARGRGHLVPTPEVQATGAGEQRQPGPPDMQETLAGILRAVDVLAASQLRQERRHDDRTATAQASHSGTSGAGDGSGATVLRDFMALRPPEFSGGADATVAEDWLLAVEKHLRSIDCAEAHRVRLGTFLLRGDAERWWETTRQRYGDGGPSWAQFVEAFNETYVPAWIREQKVFEFIELQ